The Nitrososphaerota archaeon genome includes a region encoding these proteins:
- a CDS encoding CBS domain-containing protein — MSEVDGATSTSKTRQLILHLLSTQALSVKELAKKLSMEPLAIRHHIRVLKNSGAVEEWEHKRGKVGRPIIKYRAVQVPANQTIATEAHWFYSFFQRPISTIVRRRLFTVGKEATILDAAEIMRDNGIGSMIIMDDANKEVVGIVTERDIVNKVAARNLMPLDVKVERIMTSPVITIQETAEIAEALESMAKYRIRRLLVLRDKEPLGLVTQENIIDAFVLEGGIRTFKEKSISPRTKLNQLEESSFMPETSKE, encoded by the coding sequence ATGTCTGAAGTAGACGGCGCTACATCAACAAGCAAAACTAGGCAACTGATACTGCACCTATTGTCAACTCAAGCGCTGAGCGTCAAAGAGCTAGCTAAAAAACTCTCAATGGAACCTTTAGCCATCAGACATCATATACGGGTGCTCAAAAACTCAGGAGCCGTTGAGGAGTGGGAGCACAAGCGAGGAAAGGTAGGGCGGCCAATCATCAAATATCGTGCGGTACAGGTTCCAGCGAACCAAACTATAGCCACTGAAGCACACTGGTTCTACAGCTTCTTCCAGAGACCCATATCCACAATTGTGAGAAGAAGACTCTTCACTGTCGGCAAAGAAGCAACCATACTAGACGCCGCAGAGATAATGCGGGACAATGGAATAGGTAGCATGATCATAATGGATGATGCAAATAAAGAGGTAGTAGGTATCGTTACCGAGAGAGATATAGTTAACAAGGTGGCTGCGAGGAATCTTATGCCGCTTGACGTCAAGGTTGAGAGGATAATGACGAGCCCGGTCATAACAATACAGGAGACAGCCGAGATAGCAGAAGCGCTAGAGTCTATGGCGAAGTATAGGATCAGGCGGCTACTCGTCCTAAGAGATAAAGAGCCGTTAGGATTAGTTACTCAAGAAAATATCATCGACGCATTCGTGCTTGAAGGCGGTATTCGTACGTTTAAGGAAAAATCAATTAGCCCAAGAACTAAGCTAAATCAATTAGAGGAATCTTCGTTCATGCCTGAGACAAGCAAAGAATAA
- a CDS encoding ArsR family transcriptional regulator, with product MVIVRTESNEVRNGIEFGKALSSKRRLEILRVLSNEPMSIKEIADNLSLNPVAIRHHIKILMRSELVEEVGEKRLRFGRPTTLYGTRQVPQSLGYPRRRYDVLSEILIQALIQNIPTSKTAKILKNLGYQYGANLINDLSLHHGIRKWDMHSLKQHLLDDHLKEEGSQPEIVKINENEMVFRLHNCVFSEISRKHPEIICNGLDLGIREGILERSLGFAEQIRNKCKGHGDPYCEFVFIAKNPETGIAK from the coding sequence TTGGTAATAGTTAGAACTGAGTCAAACGAAGTAAGAAACGGTATTGAGTTTGGAAAAGCACTCTCGAGCAAGCGGCGGCTCGAAATACTCAGAGTGTTATCGAACGAGCCTATGAGCATAAAAGAGATCGCGGACAACTTATCATTAAACCCAGTCGCGATCCGGCATCACATCAAGATATTGATGAGATCAGAACTCGTTGAAGAGGTCGGGGAGAAACGACTGAGGTTCGGACGCCCAACAACACTCTACGGAACGAGACAAGTACCTCAGTCTCTAGGATACCCGAGACGCAGGTACGATGTGCTCTCGGAGATTTTGATTCAAGCTCTTATCCAGAACATACCAACCTCTAAAACCGCAAAGATCTTGAAAAATTTAGGTTATCAATACGGAGCTAATCTCATTAACGATCTATCCCTTCACCACGGTATACGAAAATGGGACATGCATTCTCTAAAACAACACCTATTGGATGACCACCTTAAAGAGGAAGGGTCGCAGCCGGAAATCGTGAAGATTAACGAGAACGAGATGGTTTTTCGGTTGCATAACTGCGTCTTCTCCGAAATATCTCGGAAGCATCCCGAAATAATCTGCAATGGACTTGATTTAGGGATCCGGGAAGGAATTTTGGAGCGGTCTCTTGGTTTCGCTGAACAGATAAGAAATAAATGTAAGGGCCACGGAGATCCTTACTGTGAATTTGTGTTTATAGCGAAAAATCCGGAAACAGGAATAGCAAAGTAA
- a CDS encoding slipin family protein, with protein sequence MSLILGLILLLVVLSLLYSSIRIVKEYERAVMFRLGRLVGAKGPGVFLRVPTIDMLRVVDLRVTTFDIPKQRVITKDNITVDVDAVVYYRVHDPQKAIVSVENYHRATDLLAQATLRDVLGQVDLDELLSKREELSRRITDILDASTDPWGVKVTALAIKDVTLPDEMQRAIAKQAEAERERRSRIIIADGEQQAAAKMTEAAKQYAEQPMAMRLRELQTMTEIAREKNMVVVTTTSTPQDLATILGATRKTPTKT encoded by the coding sequence ATGTCACTCATCCTAGGACTTATTCTGTTACTCGTTGTGCTCTCACTTCTTTATTCCTCGATACGGATCGTGAAGGAGTATGAGCGGGCGGTAATGTTCCGACTAGGTCGTCTTGTCGGTGCAAAGGGCCCTGGAGTCTTTCTAAGAGTACCAACTATTGACATGTTGCGAGTGGTGGACCTGCGAGTCACAACCTTCGACATCCCAAAGCAGCGTGTCATCACTAAGGACAACATAACTGTGGATGTCGACGCTGTCGTATACTACCGAGTCCACGATCCTCAGAAGGCGATTGTGTCAGTCGAAAACTACCATCGTGCAACTGATCTCCTAGCCCAAGCTACTCTGAGAGATGTGCTGGGTCAGGTGGATCTCGATGAGCTACTTTCAAAGCGAGAGGAGCTTAGCAGACGAATCACAGATATTCTCGATGCCTCAACAGATCCTTGGGGAGTCAAAGTTACAGCTCTAGCAATCAAAGATGTAACGTTGCCAGACGAGATGCAGCGGGCAATAGCGAAGCAGGCTGAGGCGGAGCGAGAAAGACGTTCAAGGATAATCATTGCCGACGGCGAACAACAGGCCGCGGCCAAGATGACGGAGGCCGCCAAGCAGTATGCGGAGCAGCCAATGGCTATGAGGCTCCGAGAACTTCAGACTATGACTGAGATAGCCCGTGAAAAGAATATGGTTGTCGTAACTACCACAAGCACACCGCAAGATCTAGCTACAATCCTTGGAGCAACTCGGAAAACACCAACTAAGACCTAA
- the nrfD gene encoding polysulfide reductase NrfD, which yields MIEGFVFPNEAEVNWSLLIVLYPYITGLVAGAFIVSALYHVFGISKLKPVARLSLLSALAFLIVAPLPLVLHLGRPERGIEILLRPNLSSSAMAGFGYIYLFYMIIVVAEIWLEFRRDIITYAKSSSGIKKLIYTLLSLGVLDLNEEAFKSDKRISKALSTIGIPSAAVLHGYVGFIFGSIKANPWWSTPLMPVIFLMSAIVSGVALLLAVYILSSKIRRVKIDTGTVATMQKWLFGFLVIDVAFEMLEIIAMRYESEETWPIINQLITEKIAVTFFGVQLIMGTFMPLAILGLMMLLKTRDSIRVPVGLLVSLMIVVGIFAMRWNVVIGGQLVSKSFKGFVEYIPEIGGREGVLSAIGVIALPFIILTVLTLILPPWIEKMKDGKDEHSKLERELVH from the coding sequence ATGATCGAAGGTTTCGTGTTTCCAAATGAAGCAGAAGTCAATTGGAGTTTACTTATAGTTCTCTATCCATACATAACGGGTCTGGTCGCAGGCGCATTCATCGTTTCTGCTCTATACCACGTTTTCGGAATAAGCAAATTGAAGCCCGTAGCAAGACTTTCCCTACTCTCCGCACTAGCCTTTCTAATAGTAGCTCCACTACCACTTGTTCTACACTTGGGGAGACCTGAACGAGGAATCGAGATACTTCTCAGACCTAACCTTAGCTCGTCAGCGATGGCTGGCTTCGGCTACATCTATCTATTCTACATGATTATCGTTGTAGCTGAAATCTGGCTTGAATTCAGAAGAGACATTATAACCTATGCAAAATCCAGCAGCGGAATAAAGAAGCTAATCTACACACTTCTGTCGCTAGGTGTGCTCGACTTAAACGAGGAAGCGTTCAAGAGCGATAAACGAATAAGCAAAGCGCTATCAACAATAGGTATACCATCAGCAGCCGTACTGCACGGGTATGTGGGCTTCATCTTTGGATCAATTAAAGCAAATCCTTGGTGGTCAACCCCCTTAATGCCGGTGATCTTCCTAATGTCTGCAATAGTCTCAGGTGTTGCGCTGCTATTAGCTGTATACATTTTATCAAGTAAGATCAGACGTGTCAAGATAGATACTGGCACCGTCGCTACTATGCAGAAATGGCTCTTCGGCTTCCTAGTAATTGATGTTGCATTCGAAATGCTAGAGATAATAGCAATGAGATACGAGAGCGAGGAAACCTGGCCCATCATCAACCAACTGATTACTGAGAAGATAGCCGTAACTTTCTTTGGTGTTCAACTAATCATGGGAACGTTCATGCCTCTGGCAATCCTTGGATTAATGATGCTGCTAAAAACTAGGGATTCAATAAGGGTTCCAGTAGGACTCTTAGTTTCACTTATGATTGTAGTAGGCATCTTCGCGATGAGGTGGAACGTCGTGATAGGCGGGCAACTCGTGTCAAAGAGTTTCAAAGGATTTGTAGAATACATACCTGAAATAGGAGGCAGAGAAGGTGTTCTATCCGCAATCGGTGTAATTGCACTGCCGTTCATCATATTAACGGTATTGACGCTGATATTGCCGCCTTGGATTGAGAAGATGAAAGACGGTAAAGACGAACACAGCAAACTTGAGCGCGAACTGGTGCATTAG